A single window of Synechococcus sp. CBW1004 DNA harbors:
- a CDS encoding MBL fold metallo-hydrolase: MSLSATYFGANGWLLEFQDPDVSGPGLRVLVDPWLEGPLVFPPGPWLLKAELRDPLPPPEDLDLLLLSQGLPDHCHPPSLALLPPDLPVVASPTAAARVRRLGFSAVTALPPGHSHRCRSLAITATAGAPVPQTENGYLLEHPGGSLYLEPHGFLARDLAPRRLDAVITPVIDLGLPLAGAFVRGRRVLPELLELFQPTTVLASTTGGDVRFSGVVAGLLRGEGTIEEAAATVEQGGAGRARLIHPIPGVAYSLPVG; encoded by the coding sequence ATGAGCCTGTCGGCCACCTACTTCGGCGCCAATGGCTGGCTGCTGGAGTTTCAGGATCCCGATGTCTCGGGTCCGGGCCTGAGGGTGCTGGTGGATCCCTGGCTGGAGGGGCCCCTGGTGTTTCCGCCCGGACCCTGGCTGCTCAAGGCGGAACTGCGCGATCCCCTCCCGCCACCCGAGGACCTGGATCTGTTGTTGCTCAGCCAGGGGCTACCGGATCACTGCCATCCCCCCAGCCTGGCGCTGCTGCCTCCCGATCTGCCCGTGGTGGCCTCACCCACCGCCGCAGCCCGGGTCCGCAGGCTGGGCTTCAGCGCTGTCACGGCGTTGCCACCCGGCCACAGCCACCGCTGCCGCTCCCTGGCGATCACGGCCACTGCCGGAGCACCCGTGCCCCAGACGGAAAACGGCTACCTGCTGGAGCACCCCGGCGGCAGCCTCTACCTCGAACCCCACGGTTTCCTGGCCAGGGATCTGGCGCCACGCCGCCTCGATGCGGTGATCACCCCGGTGATCGACCTGGGGCTGCCCCTGGCCGGCGCCTTCGTGCGCGGCCGCCGGGTGCTGCCGGAGCTGCTGGAGTTGTTCCAGCCCACGACGGTCCTGGCCAGCACCACCGGAGGCGATGTGCGCTTCAGCGGCGTGGTCGCCGGCCTGCTGCGCGGCGAAGGCACGATTGAGGAGGCCGCGGCCACCGTCGAACAGGGAGGGGCCGGACGTGCCCGGCTGATCCATCCCATCCCAGGGGTCGCCTACTCGCTGCCTGTGGGGTGA
- a CDS encoding efflux RND transporter permease subunit, with translation MSASDRFILRPVLTTVCSLLIVIAGLIALPILPIENLPDIAPPTVQVRARYVGADAISVEEGVTTVLEQQINGVENMEFITSTSAADGSSAISIAFASGTDGAINQVNVQNRVSLAEPQLPAEVRQAGVTVSKASNSILLVYNLVSTDPARPYSVETLSGQLDQGLTEQIKRVRGVGDVSYFGNRRLAIRLWLDPDRLTQQNLTAADVVAALQSQNRLVPAGRVGGAPSPAGQPYTFTVELQGRLLREEDFENLILRNTADGAVVRLRDVGRVELGGETYDISATDLRGVPSVGIAVYQLSGSNALEVSRGVKEVLAEFQEGLPPGIQLQRIYDVTDFISASIEGVTDSLRDAVVLVVLILFLFLQDWKATLVPGIAIPVALVGTFAFVKVFGFSLNQLTLFGLVLATGLVVDDAITVIEGTATRRAEGLTAVQAARATMDELFAAVLATSLVLFAVFLPVLFFPGAPGTIYRQFAATILFSIAISTFNALTFSPMLSALLLSRQGPEPTRRVYAIAGVLLGFLYGVLVSGGGVLPAMGLLIAGGMLGAALQRFTTLPLLLPSTLIAAAAALAFAGLSSPPVVLLFSGIGVLTGWFTPTIFTAFNGFYARAENAYADALGRVLRHRRPVMLTLASGIVLTAVAFNAIPSGFVPVEDQGYGVGIVQAPEGTSEQTTRRINARVLEILGEEKSIQAAAVFSGASLDGNAPNRGLFFFGTTNWDERTSADQSMEAIVARLNRRFSTLRDARVITIEPPAIPGYGAAGGFEFQLLDRSGGGLSLPQFFQAAGRLIRQANAHPDLQRVFTQFSPEAPQLKISVDRARLASLGIDFAQAMQVLSLNFGGAYINDTFQEGKVRRVYVQADAPYRATPQRLEELYVPSANGQPVPLSEFIRVTPSTGPAVIPHFNLYRSIKVEGEASPGRSSGQAIAAIQKVFDKLDVRGISSDWTGLSREEVKAGSLAIVIFAMGILVVYLVLAAQYESLSDPLIILMTVPTAMLGALLFLSLRGEVLNIYAQVGLVMLIGLAAKNGILIVDLANQRMAEGVSAIEAAREASLSRLRPIVMTAISSLFGFLPLVLASGAGARSQTSLGTVVFGGLLAATLLSLFVVPVFYVVMKRWLGGGSGSDPAAAEEAGAGAIP, from the coding sequence ATGTCCGCCTCCGACCGCTTCATCCTCAGACCGGTGCTCACCACGGTCTGCAGCCTGCTGATCGTGATCGCGGGACTGATCGCCCTGCCGATCCTGCCGATCGAGAACCTGCCTGACATTGCACCGCCCACCGTTCAGGTGAGGGCCCGCTACGTCGGTGCCGACGCGATCAGCGTCGAAGAGGGTGTCACCACGGTGCTCGAGCAGCAGATCAACGGGGTGGAGAACATGGAGTTCATCACCTCCACCAGCGCCGCTGACGGCAGCAGCGCGATCAGCATCGCCTTCGCCAGCGGCACCGACGGTGCCATCAACCAGGTCAACGTCCAGAACCGGGTGTCGCTGGCCGAACCCCAGCTTCCAGCGGAGGTCCGTCAGGCCGGGGTCACCGTCAGCAAGGCCTCCAATTCGATCCTCCTCGTCTACAACCTGGTCAGCACGGATCCAGCCAGGCCCTACAGCGTCGAGACGCTCAGCGGCCAGCTGGATCAGGGACTCACCGAACAGATCAAGCGGGTCCGGGGAGTCGGCGACGTCTCCTATTTCGGGAATCGTCGCCTGGCGATCCGCCTCTGGCTGGATCCTGATCGCCTCACCCAGCAGAACCTGACCGCCGCCGATGTGGTGGCGGCCCTGCAGAGCCAGAACCGCCTCGTGCCCGCTGGACGGGTGGGGGGGGCGCCGTCGCCCGCCGGCCAGCCCTACACCTTCACCGTTGAGCTGCAGGGACGCCTGCTCAGGGAAGAGGACTTCGAGAACCTGATCCTTCGCAACACGGCGGATGGTGCCGTCGTGCGTCTGCGTGATGTGGGCCGGGTTGAGCTGGGTGGCGAGACCTACGACATCAGCGCCACCGACCTGCGCGGCGTGCCTTCGGTGGGAATCGCTGTCTACCAGCTCAGCGGCAGCAATGCCCTGGAGGTGTCGAGGGGTGTGAAGGAGGTGCTGGCGGAATTCCAGGAGGGTCTGCCGCCGGGGATTCAGCTGCAGCGCATCTACGACGTCACCGACTTCATCAGCGCCTCGATCGAAGGAGTCACCGATTCGCTGCGCGATGCGGTGGTGCTCGTGGTGCTGATCCTGTTCCTGTTCCTGCAGGACTGGAAGGCGACCCTGGTGCCCGGTATTGCGATCCCGGTCGCACTGGTGGGCACCTTCGCCTTCGTGAAGGTGTTCGGCTTCAGCCTCAACCAGCTGACCCTGTTCGGTCTGGTGCTGGCCACCGGCCTGGTGGTGGATGACGCGATCACGGTGATCGAGGGAACCGCCACCCGTCGCGCCGAAGGCCTCACCGCCGTTCAGGCGGCCAGGGCCACGATGGATGAACTGTTCGCTGCGGTGCTGGCCACCTCGCTGGTGCTGTTTGCCGTGTTCCTGCCGGTGCTGTTCTTTCCCGGTGCGCCCGGCACGATCTACCGCCAGTTCGCGGCAACGATCCTCTTCTCGATCGCCATCTCCACCTTCAACGCTCTCACCTTCTCGCCGATGCTGTCGGCCCTGCTGCTGTCGCGCCAGGGGCCGGAGCCGACGCGACGTGTCTACGCCATCGCCGGAGTCCTGCTCGGATTCCTCTACGGCGTCCTCGTCAGCGGTGGTGGCGTCCTCCCGGCCATGGGGTTGCTGATCGCCGGCGGGATGCTGGGTGCCGCCCTGCAACGCTTCACCACCCTGCCGCTGCTGCTGCCGAGCACGTTGATCGCGGCGGCGGCGGCCCTTGCCTTCGCGGGGCTCTCCAGTCCGCCGGTCGTGCTGCTGTTCAGCGGCATCGGCGTGCTCACCGGCTGGTTCACCCCGACGATCTTCACCGCCTTCAACGGCTTCTATGCCCGGGCGGAGAATGCCTATGCGGATGCCCTCGGAAGGGTGCTGCGCCATCGCCGGCCGGTGATGCTCACCCTGGCCTCCGGCATCGTGCTCACGGCGGTGGCCTTCAACGCCATCCCCTCCGGTTTCGTGCCGGTGGAGGATCAGGGTTATGGCGTCGGCATCGTCCAGGCGCCCGAAGGGACTTCCGAGCAGACCACGCGCCGCATCAATGCCCGTGTGCTCGAAATCCTCGGCGAGGAGAAGTCGATCCAGGCCGCCGCTGTGTTCAGCGGGGCCAGCCTCGATGGCAATGCGCCCAATCGGGGCCTGTTCTTCTTCGGCACCACCAACTGGGATGAGCGAACGAGCGCGGATCAGTCGATGGAAGCGATCGTGGCGCGTCTCAACCGCCGCTTCTCCACCCTGCGTGATGCTCGGGTCATCACGATCGAACCCCCCGCGATTCCCGGTTACGGCGCGGCCGGCGGCTTCGAGTTCCAGCTGCTGGATCGCAGCGGCGGCGGTCTGTCGCTGCCGCAGTTCTTCCAGGCCGCCGGCCGCCTGATCCGGCAGGCCAACGCCCATCCCGATCTGCAGCGGGTCTTCACCCAGTTCAGCCCGGAGGCGCCGCAGCTGAAGATCAGCGTCGACCGCGCCCGACTGGCATCCCTCGGGATCGACTTCGCCCAGGCGATGCAGGTGCTCAGCCTCAATTTCGGCGGCGCTTACATCAATGACACCTTCCAGGAGGGCAAGGTGCGCCGTGTCTATGTGCAGGCGGATGCTCCCTACCGCGCCACCCCGCAGCGCCTCGAGGAGCTGTATGTGCCGAGTGCCAATGGACAGCCGGTGCCCCTGTCGGAATTCATCCGCGTCACGCCCAGCACCGGGCCGGCGGTGATCCCCCACTTCAATCTCTATCGCTCGATCAAGGTGGAGGGCGAGGCCTCGCCAGGCCGCAGTTCCGGTCAGGCGATCGCGGCCATCCAGAAGGTGTTCGACAAGCTTGATGTCAGAGGCATCAGCTCCGACTGGACCGGCCTCTCGCGCGAGGAGGTCAAGGCGGGCTCGCTGGCGATCGTGATCTTCGCCATGGGCATCCTCGTGGTGTACCTGGTGCTGGCGGCGCAGTACGAGAGCCTCAGCGATCCGCTGATCATCCTGATGACGGTGCCCACCGCCATGCTGGGTGCGCTGCTGTTTCTCAGCCTGCGCGGTGAGGTGCTGAACATCTACGCCCAGGTGGGCCTGGTGATGCTGATCGGCCTCGCCGCCAAGAACGGCATCCTGATCGTGGATCTCGCCAATCAGCGGATGGCGGAGGGGGTTTCCGCCATCGAGGCCGCCCGTGAGGCGTCGCTGTCGCGTCTGCGGCCGATCGTGATGACGGCCATCTCCTCGCTGTTCGGCTTCCTGCCCCTGGTGCTGGCCAGCGGCGCCGGCGCCCGCAGCCAGACCTCGCTGGGCACTGTGGTGTTTGGTGGGCTGCTCGCCGCCACCCTCCTCAGCCTCTTCGTGGTGCCGGTGTTCTATGTCGTGATGAAGCGCTGGCTGGGAGGTGGCTCCGGTTCCGATCCCGCTGCTGCCGAAGAGGCTGGCGCCGGGGCCATCCCATGA
- a CDS encoding efflux RND transporter periplasmic adaptor subunit: protein MISPRFGPLPAVLSVLTLLAGCERTVPQAAAPLQVDVIEARPAAFRQEVVTISTLDAVESVQLAAQAGGRIQRLNVRQGDRVRPGQLLVVLDQTQLQAEVLSLRSRQAKNRLNYQRFAFLAREGAASPIQRDELRQSYIESIATLKAREADLAFRDLRSPIGGVIGDVTVKVGDVIRAGDPFTTVIRNGELNARIDVPARLRNSVRPGQTVILEDPGSSRPLVSGVVDSIDPSVNVGNQVLLVKATYDNRGGSLRNGLRVRTRLVLDSSAQLSVPVGVVTQSSGQSYVWRVGSLQELEREPGQAPLEQLRKLPPGSLFALQTRVTLGPLQDGRYPVVSGLGAGARVISTNLLSLRHGLPVQIAASSPGSGQAPSAR from the coding sequence TTGATATCTCCCCGGTTCGGTCCGCTGCCGGCCGTCCTGTCAGTCCTCACGCTGCTGGCCGGCTGCGAGCGAACCGTCCCCCAGGCGGCCGCGCCCCTGCAGGTGGACGTGATTGAGGCCCGGCCGGCCGCGTTCCGGCAGGAGGTGGTCACCATCAGCACCCTCGATGCGGTGGAGTCGGTGCAGCTGGCGGCCCAGGCCGGCGGACGCATCCAGCGCCTGAACGTGCGCCAGGGCGATCGGGTGCGCCCCGGTCAGCTGCTGGTGGTGCTGGATCAGACGCAACTGCAGGCCGAGGTTCTGAGTCTGCGCTCCCGTCAGGCCAAGAACCGGCTCAACTATCAGCGCTTCGCCTTCCTGGCCCGCGAGGGAGCCGCCAGTCCGATTCAGCGCGATGAACTGCGCCAGTCGTACATCGAGTCCATCGCCACTCTCAAGGCCCGTGAGGCGGATCTTGCCTTTCGTGATCTGCGCTCTCCCATTGGCGGGGTGATCGGCGATGTCACCGTGAAGGTGGGTGATGTGATCCGCGCCGGCGATCCCTTCACCACGGTGATCCGCAACGGCGAGCTCAACGCCCGCATCGACGTGCCGGCCCGGCTGCGCAACAGTGTGCGGCCCGGGCAGACCGTGATTCTGGAGGACCCCGGCAGCAGCCGGCCCCTGGTCAGCGGCGTGGTCGATTCGATCGACCCCAGTGTCAACGTCGGCAACCAGGTGCTGCTGGTCAAGGCCACCTACGACAACCGGGGCGGCAGCCTGCGCAATGGCCTGCGGGTTCGCACCCGGCTCGTCCTCGACAGCAGCGCTCAGTTGTCGGTGCCGGTGGGGGTGGTCACCCAGTCCTCCGGCCAGAGCTACGTCTGGCGCGTCGGCAGCCTGCAGGAGCTGGAGCGTGAGCCCGGCCAGGCGCCTCTGGAGCAGTTGCGCAAGCTCCCGCCCGGCAGCCTGTTCGCCTTGCAGACGCGGGTGACGCTGGGGCCGTTGCAGGATGGCCGCTACCCCGTGGTCAGCGGTCTGGGGGCGGGCGCCCGGGTGATCAGCACCAACCTGCTCAGCCTGCGCCATGGCCTGCCGGTGCAGATCGCCGCCTCGAGCCCGGGCTCGGGGCAGGCCCCATCCGCGCGCTGA